CGAAGGTTTTGGACGACCCCTCTGGCCCTGGGCCTGGCCGTGTTGCCCGCCTTCGCGACCGCCGAGACGGTCACGATCCGGCGCGACAGCGTGATTCCCGTCGTGTTGCAGGACTCCCTCAACTTCAAGGACAGCCGCCGCGGCGATCGCTTCTCCGCGCGGGTCGAAGAGAGCCGGGACCTTCCCCTGGGCACGGTGCTCGAAGGACGCGTGCTCGACGTTCGGCCGCGGCGGGGAGACCGACCGGCGACCATGGACCTCGAGTTCCAGAACATGGTGTTGCCGGACGGAAAGCGCACGGGAATTCGGGCGGTGCCTATCCGGTTGGACGACGGACGCATTCGACGAGGGGCAGATGGGCGCCTGGTCGCGAGCCGCGGCACCTCCAAAGAGAAGTTCGTCCTTGGCGGATTCCTGGGCGGCCTGATCCTGGGCAATTCGATCAAGAAGCCGTTCGAAGGCGCGGTCTTGGGTGCCCTCGCGGGGATCGCGCTCGCCGAGACCCAGGGGCAAGACGGGGATTCCGTGGCCAAGCGCGGCACGACCCTCGGCGCCTACTTCGAGCGTGAGGTGAAGTTCGACTACCGCGGCCCTTGGAACTCGAGAGACTTTCGCAACGACGATCGGTACGATCCGCGAGATCCCGACCGACGGGACTACGGCGACGGCCGCGACCCGCGCGACGATCGCCGCGAGCCCGTGATCTCCTACGAGGGCCGCGAACTGCGCTACGGCTCCAACGAGACGCCGTACTGGCAGGGCAACACCGCCATGGTTCCCGTCGAGCGAACCGCGCGCGGCCTGGGCCTGGATGCAGCCTGGGCGGGGAACCGAACGCTGCTGATCGAAGACGATCGCAACCTCATGCGCCTGGATGCCGACTCGGACGAGTACCGCCTCAACGGTCGGCGCGGCCGATTGCCCGTGGCTCTGGTCGAGCGTGGCGGAGTCTGGTACTGCCCCATCGAGGCTTTTTCTGCAATTCGTTCCAATAATGTCCAAGTAAATGGATCAAGAGTTGGAAACAAGGCGTAGAAACCCGTAGAGAGAAGTCTTCCAACCTCCCTCCCCCGAAAGCCCCGTCTCTTCCCTCAGAGCGGGGCTCCTTTTATGCGTCCTGGCCCATCGCGAGGAAGTAGCGGTGGAGCCGGATGTCGTCGGTCAGCTCGGGATGAAAGGACGTGCCGAGCCTCAGTCCCTGGCGAACGGCCACGACCTTGCCATCGTAGCGTCCAAGGACCTGGACTCCCTCGCCGCACCGCGTGACGATCGGGGCGCGGATGAAGACACCCAGCACGGGGGCGTCCAACCCCTCGATCGGCACCAGATCCTCGAAGCTGTGGACCTGGGCGCCGAACGCGTTGCGTTCGACCGAGATGTCGAGGAGGTCGAGCGTGTACTGATCGCGGCCGACGACTTCGTGCGCCATCAGGATCATCCCCATGCAGGTTCCCCACACGGGCATTCCGCCGCGGGCGGCCGCCTGCAGCGCCGCACCGAGGCCGTACCGCTCCATCAACAGGCCCACCGTGGTGCTCTCGCCACCGGGCAAGATCACGCGTTCGACCCCTTCGAGCTCCTCTGGGGTGCGCACGCCGACCACCTCGAGCTTCGGATCGCACCGCGAAAGAGCCGCCGCGTGCTTCTCAAAATCGCCCTGGACGGCGATGACCCCCACGGTGCGCGGCATGCCCGGATTCTACTCGCATGGCGTGTAGACTGGACGACGTGATCGATCTCATCGGGGCCCCATTGGACCACTGCGGCAAGCGGCGCGGTACCCGTCTGGGACCCGCCGCGCTGCGGCTCGCCGGGTTGACGGACGTCTTGCGGGCGCAGGGAATCGATGTTGCCGACCTGGGCGATCTGCCGGTCGGGAACGAGGCCACGGTTCGCGGCGGGTTGCGCAACTACGAGCCCGCGTTGGCGTTCCTGAAGACGCTGAAGGAGCGGGTGGCGGCCTCCCTCGAGAAGGGACGGTGCCCGCTCGTGGTCGGCGGAGACCACGCGTTGGCGATGGGAAGCGTCGCCGCCGCGTTCGAGCAGTACGGGGACGATTTGGCGGTCCTCTGGATCGACGCGCACGCCGACCTGAACACGCCAGGATCGTCGCCTTCCGGAAACCTCCACGGCATGCCGTTGTCGCTTCTTTCGGGTATGGCGAGCGGAACCGACGGACTGGCCGACGTTCAGTGGCGCGGGCTCAAGGATGCCTTGGCACCCGGGGGTTCGCTGCGGCCGGACCGACTCGCCTGGCTGGGGCTGCGCGAGGTCGACGACGGGGAGAAGGCGATCCTCCGTTCCTGGCACGGCGCCTTCACTTCAACGATGCAGGACATCGACCGCGGAGGTCTCGTGGCCACGATGACGCGTCTGGACTTTTGGCTCCGCGAGACCGGGGCGAAGGCGTTGTGGGTCAGCTTCGATGTGGATTCCCTGGATCCGGTGCTCGCCCCGGGAACGGGCACGGCGGTTCGCGGCGGTCTCACGTACCGCGAGTCCCACCTGTGCGCCGAGCTCTTGCGCGAGCAGCTCGATCGATCCGACGCCGGCTACCGCTTGGTGGGACTCGACCTGGTGGAGACCAATCCCCTGTTCGATACCAACAACCAGACCGCGACCACCGCGGTGGAGTGGATCGCCTCGCTGTTCGGCAAGACGATCCTCTAGGGGCAGCGGTAGACTCGGCCCCATGAGCGTGGAAACGGGACGTCGGGTGCTGCTGGAGGAAGCCGGGGCGCTCGAGCGATTGGCCGGGGCGCTCGACGCGTCGTTCGAGCAGGCCGTCCAGTGGTTCTTGGAGTGCGAGGGGCGGGTGATCACGTGCGGGCTGGGCAAGTCGGGGCACATCGCGCGCAAGACGGCGGGAACGCTGAGCAGCACGGGGACCCCCAGCCTGTTTCTCCACGCGGCCGAAGCGGTGCACGGCGACCTCGGCATGGTCACCCGCCGCGACATCGTGCTCCTCTACACCCACAGCGGCGAGACCGACGAGTTGGTGAAGCTTTTTCCATCGCTGCGGGCGATCGGGGCGCGCACGCTGTTGATCACGGGCCGACCGGATTCGAGCGCCGGGCGCCTGTCCGACCTCGTGCTTTCAACCCATGTGTGGGAAGAGGCGTGCCCGAACAACCTGGCGCCGACCACCAGCACCACGGCGATGCTGGCGCTGAGCGACGCCTTGGCGGTCGCGGCGATGGAGAGGCGGGCGTTCGGCCGGGAAGAGTTCGCGCGCTTCCACCCGAGCGGATCCCTGGGGAAGCGCCTGCTGCTTCGGGTGAGCGACGTGATGCGCACGGAGTCGGATCTCGCGCTCGCCTCGGCGGGCGATCCTGTGCTGGACGTGATGAGGCGCATCACCCAGGCGGGCGCAGGTGCGGCCATCGTGGTGGACGCCCAGGGTGGATTGCAGGGCGTGATCAGCGACGGCGACCTCCGCCGCCACTTTTTGAACGCCGCCCAGCCCCTCGAGGGGAGGGCCGAAGACCTGATGACGCGAGACCCCAAGCGGATCGAGGCGGGCCTGCTGGCCGCCGAGGCCCTGGAGGTCTTTCAGAACCTGCCCGTGAAGATCGGTGAGATGCCGGTGGTGGAGGAGGGGAAGGTCGTGGGCCTGCTCGCCCTCAAAGACCTCCTCCGAAGCGGCATCGTCTAACTCCCAGAGGGCTTTAGTCCTGCGAGTCGCCGTCGTTGTCGCGGTGGCTGCGGTACGCGGGACGCTCGCGCCGAGGGCCGTAATCGCGCCGATCGGCACCCATTTCGGCGACCACAAACGGGATGAGCGCCATTTCGCGGGCGCGCCGGATCGCCGAGGCGATCATGCGCTGCTGCTTCGCGGTGTTGCCGGTTTGCCGGCTTGCCAGAATCTTGCCGCGATCGTTGATGAATCGCTTGAGGGACGCCACGTCTTTGTAGTCGATCGTGTCGATCTTGTTGATGGTCAGGTAGCTGACCTTGCGGCGCCGCTTGTTCTTGAAACGTCGGTCGTCGCCACCCATCCCCGCCGCGTCTTTGTCGCGGGGATACGAGTTGCGCCCGTCGCCTTTATCTTTGATGTCTTCGCTCATCGTTGGTCCAAACACTCACACGGAGTCAGGCCGTATTCTAGCATACGGAGGCACTCTAGCGCGCGGAGCGGAACACGACGGGTTTGGCGCCGGCGGGGATCGTGAAGGTGAAATCGGCGGTCGGGGGGATGGCGTTGGGCCTCGCCTCGATCCTCCACTCGACGACGTGGGCGCGGTTGCCCACCAAGCCCCGTTCGGCGTACGAGATCGCACCCAGCCGGTAGTTGGGAGGATTGGGGTCGGGATCGCGCTGCAGTTCGAACGCCAGCACGCGGTCCGAGCCGGGCAGAGCCGCACGGTAGATTGCGAATTCGAGCTTGGGCGTGGCGTCGAAGGTGCGCCACGGCACGATGGGGTCCTGCAGGCTCCCGCTCGTGTGCAGCAGGGGCGCGAGGTCCGCCGGCATCCAACGCGTGAAGGTCGCCGTGGCTCCGCCGCACGCTTCCCGCAGAAGGCGGGCCAGGTAGCCGTCCGTCCCGTTGGCGACCGACGTGAAGGTCTGGAGCAGATCGGAGAGGTAGGAGGGCGGCATCGAGCCGTCGTAGTTGCCGTACGGCTTGGCCCCGTAGGTGTTGGCCGCGGCGTCGTAGCGCCAGAAGACGACCCCGTCGCCGACGAGGCGGGTCGCCAGGGAGCCGTTCCGGTACGAACGGGCCTCGAGGCGGGTCACGATCTGGCCCGACGCGTTGGTCGTTCGCGACCAGTAGACGTCGGTGGCGAGGGCCGTGACCTTTGAGCCCACGGTGTCCGAGCCGTCCAAGCGAAGCCAGAGGTTCCACGTGGGCCGAAGCGCCGCGAACGCCTGCTGGACCGCCGCGTCGGGCGTGAACGGCTGTGCGGCCGCCCAGGCGGGCAGAGTCGTCGCAAGGAGCAGGCCGAGAAGGCGTCGCAAAGGCACCACGAACGTACGACGCGATCCAGGCGCCTTAGGTTCCGGAGAGGCTGGGCTATAATGGGGACTCGTCGACACAACTCGATCCCTTGGTCTGGGAGGTTTGCCTTATGAATTCCAACTACGAAACATCGCATCTCTACAAGCTCCGCCACTCCGCCGCCCACCTGATGGCGCAGGCCCTTACCGAGCTTTTTCCCGGCGTCAAACTCGCGATCGGCCCCCCGATCGAGAACGGCTTCTACTACGACGTCGATCCGCCCGAGCCGATCCGCGAGGAGGACCTCGCCAAGATCGAACACCGCATGCGCGAGCTGGCGAACCTCAAACAGCCCATCGAGCGCAAGGTGGCGAAGGACCGCGACGAGGCGCGCTCGATCATCCTCGAGGAGTGCACCCTGGGGCAGGGTGAGGAGACGGCCCTGTACAAGCTCGAGCTGCTCGAAGCGGTCCCCGAGGGCGAGCCCGTCAGCTTCTACGACCAGAAGGCCGTGGACAAACAAGGCAAGGAACGCCGCTTCATCGACCTGTGCCGCGGGCCGCACATCGAAAACACGGCGGAGCTCAAGCACTTCAAGCTCATGTCGCTCGCCGGCGCATACTGGCGCGGCGACGTCAAGAACAAACAGCTCACGCGCATCTACGGGACGGCGTTCGAGTCGAAGCAGGAGCTTGAGACGTACCTGCACAACCTCGAGGAGGCCAAGAAGCGGGACCACCGGATCCTCGGCAGAGAACTGGGGCTCTTCATGTTCTCGCCGCGCGTGGGACCGGGCCTCGCGCTTTGGCTTCCCAAGGGCGCGACGCTGCGCGACACGATGGTGGAGTTCCTCAAAGGCGAGCAGCTCAAACGCGGCTACGAGCCCGTGGTGACGCCTCAGATCGCGTCGCAGCGACTGTACGAGAAGTCCGGGCACATCCTCACGTTCAAGGACAAGATGTTCCCGTTCATGGAGGACGAGGAGAAGGAGACGTTCATCCTCAAGCCGATGAACTGCCCGTTCCACATCGAAATCTACGCGGCGCAGATGCGCTCGTATCGGGACCTCCCGATCCGCTACGCCGAGTTCGGGACCGTGCACCGGTACGAGCAGAGCGGGGAAGTCACGGGCATCTTGCGCGCGCGCGGCTTCACGCAGGACGACGCGCACCTGTTTGTGCGCCCCGACCAGCTTCTCGAAGAGTTCAAGGGCGTCGTCGACCTGATGATGACGGTGCTGAAGAAGCTCGGTCTGACGGACTATCGGGCGCGTTTGGGCACGAAAGATCCAGCCTCGGACAAGTATGTCGGGCACGACGACAACTGGAAGCTCGCGACGGCCGCAATCGAACAAGCGTGCCAAGAGATGGGCATGGAGTACGAGGTGTCGGTCGGCGACGCCGCGTTTTACGGACCCAAGCTGGACCTGATCATCAAGGACGCTCTGGGCCGCGATTGGCAGATGGGCACGGTGCAGGTGGATTACAACCTGCCCGAGCGCTTCGAACTGGAGTACATCGGCGAGGACAGCAAGCCGCACCGCCCCGTGATGATCCACCGGGCGCCGTTCGGGTCGCTCGAGCGGATGATCGGGCTCTTGACGGAGCAGTATGCGGGGGCGTTTCCGCTCTGGCTGGCACCGGTGCAGGTCGCGCTGCTGCCGATCGCCGATCGCCATTTCGAGTACGCCGAGTGCCTGGCCGCGAAGCTGCGGGGTTACGAATCCCCGGCGTCCGGCCCCAAGCTGCGCGTGAGCGTGGACGATCGCCGCGAGACGCTTGGCAAGAAGATTCGCGAGAACCAGATGCAGAAGGTTCCCTACATGCTGATCCTCGGCGATCGGGACATCGAGAACGGGACCGTCGGCGTGCGCTCCCGGGAAGAGGGCGATCTGGGCGCGATGACGTTGGACGCGTTCCTCGCCCGGGTGGCTGGGGAGCTCTAGTGTAGCGTCTCAATAATCTCAGGGCAGCGAGGCCCCGGTTGGGCCCTCCGGGCCCCTCTCCCCTCCGGGGGAGAGGGGTTGGGGTGAGGGGCCCGTTTTGGCGCGGTTTCAGCTTCAATTCCAGCGATCCGGACCCCTCACCCCCAGCCCCTCTCCCCCGGAGGGGCGAGGGGTGCCTCTTGCGCCTTTCGCCACGGCCCGCTGGGAAACTAGTGAGACACTACACTAGTTTGGGAGTTCGCCGATTTCATCCGCGCACTCCCAGAGGGGGGCGAGTTTGGCATCGTTGTTGCGTTTGCCTGCACCGATGCTTGCCAGAACGAACTCCCGCGCCGGATTCTCGTTGGTCGAGATGATGGTGGTGGTCCTGATCCTTGCGATCCTCCTCGCCATTGCGGTTCCCCAGTGGTACGCCGCGCGTGGCAAGGCGCACCAGAAGGTGTGCATGACGCAGTTGCGCGAAATCGATGGGGCAAAGGAGTTCTATGCGGCGGAGCACCGTCTGCCGCCGGGTGCTCCGGTTACCGAAGCGAACTTGTGGCCCGTGTACCTCAAGGGCAGCGCGTTCCCCGCCTGCCCCGCGGGCGGGACCTACGTGATCCAGCCGATCGGCACGGCTCCCACGTGTTCCCTCGCTGGCGCCGCCACGTTCCCGCACGCGATCGACTAGCGAGAACAGATCCCCCTCGCCCCTCTGGGGGAGAAGGGGCAACCACTATTCGTTCCGCAGCGAGACCACCGGGTCCTGGCGGGCGGCCCGCACTGCGGGAAGCAGTCCGAACACTCCCCCAACCCCCGTGCACGTTCCCACCGCCAGGAACACGGTCTTCGCCTCGATCAGCGGCTTGATGGGGGTCCACTGAGCGAGGCACAGGCAGATCGCGTAGCTCAAAGCGATGCCTGCGACGCCCCCAAGCATCGCAAGCAGGAGCGACTCGAACAGGAACTGCACGAACACGTCGGAACGTCGGGCGCCCACGGTCTTGCGCACGCCGATCTCCTTGGCGCGCTCCCCCACGGACATGAGCATCACGGTCATGATGCCCACCCCTCCCACGAACAGCGCGATCGATGTGAGGCCGGTGAGGAGCCACGTGAGGATCCCGAGGATTCGAAACACGAGTTTGAGAAGATCTTGTTGGGTCTTCACCGAGTACATCGCGGGATCGAGGCGCTCCCCGAGGGCGCGTTCGACGGCCTTGACGAGCGGCCCCGGCTCGACGTCGGGCTGGGTCTGCACCATGAACCGGTGGATCTGGGGCTCGGGATTGCGAGCGGCGAACGAGGCGAACGGGACGATCGCGACGTTGGCGAAAGAGCCTGCGGAGAAGAGGCTGGCTTCGGCTTTGGGATCCGCGGTCACTCCGACGACCGTGTGGGGAACGCCGTTGATCTCCACCTTCTTGCCGAGGGCGGTTTCGTCGGGAAACAATTTCTGTTTGGCGATCGATCCGATGACGCAAACGTCTTGGGTTTCGTCGGATGCGGAGAAGGGGCGTCCCTCCTCCATCTCGGTGGGCCGAATCGAGAACCACTCCGGCCCCGTGGCGAGGACGAGGGTCGAGGGGCTGTCCTTTTCGCCCCGGCGAATGCTGCCTCCCACGAAGGTGAACGGGGTCGCCATCCGCACGCCCGGCACGCGGCGAACGCGCTCCAGGTCTTCGATCTTGAGGTAGCTGAGGCCGGCGGCGTTGGGAATGAAGAGCGTGTCGTCGTCGGCGCGGAAGGGAAGCACGACCAGCAGGTTGATCCCCAGATCCTCGACCTGGCCGCCGATATCCTCCTGCACCCCGCGGGCGATGCTCACCAGCAGCATGATCGCCATCGCCCCGACCGTGATGCCCAGAGCGCTCAGGATCGAGCGTTGCCTCTGCTCCCGGAGGCTTCGAACGGCGGCCTGGAAGTTGGTGCGCATCGCCGCCATGCGGAGATTATGAAGGGGATGCGCGCCGATGCGGGAGCGGGTGGCGGCGATCCATGCGTCTGGACTCCACGGAGGCGGATGTCCTCGGGCCCTCGGCGTCGGCTTTGCGGAACAGTTGCTACTCGGGGATGGGGCGGCCCATCGACTTGTAGATGTCCTCGATCTCCTTCACCCACTTCGCGGACTCCGCATCGTTCGGATCGAGCTTCTGCGACTCGCGGTACAGCTTGAGGGACAGCGGATACTTCTCGCGTGGCGGGATCGCATCGTCCATCATCACCGCATAGGCGTAGGCGTTGGTCGCTTGGATGAGGGCCTTCGGATCCTCGGGCGCCTTTTCGTCCTTGGGCTTCGCGGCTTCGTAGGCTTGCTTCAACTCGTCGATCGAGGCGGTGGCTTCCTTCGGGGCGGCGGCGCTCGGCTCGGGCGCAGCCGACTGTGCTTCGGGGGCCTTCGTCGCCGTGCCCGCGGCGGGAGTGGACTCCTCTTTCGAGCCGCATGAGGCGAGGGGAATGCAAATCAGAAGGGCGATCAACCCGCGTGGAATTCTCATCGCCCTTACTATATCCGACCGACTCCCGAACAACCACAAACCACAAACCACAAACCACAAACTGAAATTGGCGCGGCTGAAGGGATTCGAACCCCCGACTTCTTCCTCCGGAGGGAAGCGCTCTATCCACTGAGCTACAGCCGCACGGCCCGTTCAGAATACCCTTCGCCCGAGGACCCCGCGGACCGGCGGGGCGATCAAGTAGACTCGCATTGAATCCATGGGCGAATACAAACTCCTCCTCGAACATGCGCACGACGACGCGTATGGCACTCTCGACGGCTACAAGAAGACGGGGGGCTACGCGGCGCTCGCCAAGGCCCTGAAAGGGGACCGCCAGGCCGTGATCGACCAGGTCAAGGCGTCCGGCTTGCGCGGCCGCGGCGGGGCGGGCTTTCCCGCCTGGATCAAGTGGAACGGCATCCCCAAAGACGAGGCGAAGCCGCACTACATTTTGTGCAACGCCGACGAGGGCGAGCCTGGGACGTTCAAGGACAAGGAGCTGATGGAGCGCTGTCCCTTCCAGCTCATCGAAGGAATGAGCCTGGCCGGCTACGCCACGGGGTCGCGCGTGGGCTACATCTACATCCGCGGCGAGTTTGTCGATGCCGCCCGGTCGATGCGGCGGGCGATCGATGAAGCGCGCGAAGCGGGATACCTGGGCGAGAGGATCTTGGGATCGACGTTCTCGTTCGACATTCAGCTTCATCTCGGCGCCGGCTCATACGAGTGCGGCGAAGAGTCCGCGCTGATGAGTTCGCTGATGGGCGAGCGCGGCATGCCACGGCTCAAGTTTCCCCACGCCCCTCTTCCGACGATCGCCGGCCTTTGGGAGTGCCCGACGGTCATCAACAACGTGGAAACATACTGCTGCGCCCCGTTCATCGTGGACCGCGGCGGCGAGTGGTACGCCTCGCTCGGCGCATCCACAAAGAATTCCCGCGGCACGAAGATCTTCTCCGTGTCCGGCCATGTCGAGAAGCCAGGGAACTACGAAATCGAGTTTGGAACGTCGCTCATGGAGCTGTTGGAGCTGGCGGGCGGCATGAAAGGCGGCGCGCTCAAAGCGTGCGTGCCGGGCGGCAGCTCGGTCCCCATCCTCAACGCCGAGCAGACGCAGCGCGCGATCCTCGGTTACGAGGAGATGGCCGACGTGCAGTCGATGGTGGGCTCGGGCGGATGCATGTTCCTCAACGAGCACACGTGCATCGTCACCTTCATCTGGCGGACCGCGCTCTTCTACGCGAGAGAGTCGTGCGGCAAGTGCACGCCGTGCCGCGAGGGCACCAAGTGGCTTGAACAGATCTTGCGCCGCATCCGCAACGGCGGCGGTCGGGAGGGCGATATCCAGCTCCTGCTCGACGTGTGTTCGCAGATCGACGGGCGTTCGTTCTGCGGACTTGGCGACGCCGCGGCGTGGCCGGTGGCCGGCGCCCTGCGGGTGTTCCCCGAGGAGTTCGAGTACTTCATCAAGCACGGACGAAGCGTGGTCGATTCACCGGAGACCGCCGCCATGGCCCCCGTGTAACGCTCCCACAAAAACGCGGGGCTCCGAATTCGGAGCCCCGCGTTCTGGGGTGCTTCGGCGTGGGCTTAGCCGCCGTAGTAGTTGTCGTCCAGGTTCCACAGATAGACCGACTTGTCGGTGATGGCCGTGGTGGCCTGGTTGCCGTTGGTCGCGTAGTTGGTGCCCGCGGCCATGGCCGTGTCTTTCAGGTACTTGGCGTGGCCGTCGAGCCAGGCGACGTTGTTGCCGCCCTGGTGGCGCAGCGCGGTCTCAGCGGTGTACGGTTGGCCCGCGATCGAACCGGCGGGAGCCGTAGTGTTGAGCTTCGACCAGCCCGTGTCCAGATAGATGCAGTACACGGGGTGCGGCAGAAGGATCGGGTACATGCCCGGCGCGGCGGCCGTGTAGTAACCGTAGGTGGCTGTGTAGTTGGGGTGA
This portion of the Fimbriimonadaceae bacterium genome encodes:
- a CDS encoding ABC transporter permease; the protein is MAAMRTNFQAAVRSLREQRQRSILSALGITVGAMAIMLLVSIARGVQEDIGGQVEDLGINLLVVLPFRADDDTLFIPNAAGLSYLKIEDLERVRRVPGVRMATPFTFVGGSIRRGEKDSPSTLVLATGPEWFSIRPTEMEEGRPFSASDETQDVCVIGSIAKQKLFPDETALGKKVEINGVPHTVVGVTADPKAEASLFSAGSFANVAIVPFASFAARNPEPQIHRFMVQTQPDVEPGPLVKAVERALGERLDPAMYSVKTQQDLLKLVFRILGILTWLLTGLTSIALFVGGVGIMTVMLMSVGERAKEIGVRKTVGARRSDVFVQFLFESLLLAMLGGVAGIALSYAICLCLAQWTPIKPLIEAKTVFLAVGTCTGVGGVFGLLPAVRAARQDPVVSLRNE
- a CDS encoding prepilin-type N-terminal cleavage/methylation domain-containing protein is translated as MLARTNSRAGFSLVEMMVVVLILAILLAIAVPQWYAARGKAHQKVCMTQLREIDGAKEFYAAEHRLPPGAPVTEANLWPVYLKGSAFPACPAGGTYVIQPIGTAPTCSLAGAATFPHAID
- a CDS encoding copper amine oxidase N-terminal domain-containing protein, translating into MKEQLHRRFWTTPLALGLAVLPAFATAETVTIRRDSVIPVVLQDSLNFKDSRRGDRFSARVEESRDLPLGTVLEGRVLDVRPRRGDRPATMDLEFQNMVLPDGKRTGIRAVPIRLDDGRIRRGADGRLVASRGTSKEKFVLGGFLGGLILGNSIKKPFEGAVLGALAGIALAETQGQDGDSVAKRGTTLGAYFEREVKFDYRGPWNSRDFRNDDRYDPRDPDRRDYGDGRDPRDDRREPVISYEGRELRYGSNETPYWQGNTAMVPVERTARGLGLDAAWAGNRTLLIEDDRNLMRLDADSDEYRLNGRRGRLPVALVERGGVWYCPIEAFSAIRSNNVQVNGSRVGNKA
- the nuoF gene encoding NADH-quinone oxidoreductase subunit NuoF — translated: MGEYKLLLEHAHDDAYGTLDGYKKTGGYAALAKALKGDRQAVIDQVKASGLRGRGGAGFPAWIKWNGIPKDEAKPHYILCNADEGEPGTFKDKELMERCPFQLIEGMSLAGYATGSRVGYIYIRGEFVDAARSMRRAIDEAREAGYLGERILGSTFSFDIQLHLGAGSYECGEESALMSSLMGERGMPRLKFPHAPLPTIAGLWECPTVINNVETYCCAPFIVDRGGEWYASLGASTKNSRGTKIFSVSGHVEKPGNYEIEFGTSLMELLELAGGMKGGALKACVPGGSSVPILNAEQTQRAILGYEEMADVQSMVGSGGCMFLNEHTCIVTFIWRTALFYARESCGKCTPCREGTKWLEQILRRIRNGGGREGDIQLLLDVCSQIDGRSFCGLGDAAAWPVAGALRVFPEEFEYFIKHGRSVVDSPETAAMAPV
- the pdxT gene encoding pyridoxal 5'-phosphate synthase glutaminase subunit PdxT; this encodes MPRTVGVIAVQGDFEKHAAALSRCDPKLEVVGVRTPEELEGVERVILPGGESTTVGLLMERYGLGAALQAAARGGMPVWGTCMGMILMAHEVVGRDQYTLDLLDISVERNAFGAQVHSFEDLVPIEGLDAPVLGVFIRAPIVTRCGEGVQVLGRYDGKVVAVRQGLRLGTSFHPELTDDIRLHRYFLAMGQDA
- the thrS gene encoding threonine--tRNA ligase, translated to MNSNYETSHLYKLRHSAAHLMAQALTELFPGVKLAIGPPIENGFYYDVDPPEPIREEDLAKIEHRMRELANLKQPIERKVAKDRDEARSIILEECTLGQGEETALYKLELLEAVPEGEPVSFYDQKAVDKQGKERRFIDLCRGPHIENTAELKHFKLMSLAGAYWRGDVKNKQLTRIYGTAFESKQELETYLHNLEEAKKRDHRILGRELGLFMFSPRVGPGLALWLPKGATLRDTMVEFLKGEQLKRGYEPVVTPQIASQRLYEKSGHILTFKDKMFPFMEDEEKETFILKPMNCPFHIEIYAAQMRSYRDLPIRYAEFGTVHRYEQSGEVTGILRARGFTQDDAHLFVRPDQLLEEFKGVVDLMMTVLKKLGLTDYRARLGTKDPASDKYVGHDDNWKLATAAIEQACQEMGMEYEVSVGDAAFYGPKLDLIIKDALGRDWQMGTVQVDYNLPERFELEYIGEDSKPHRPVMIHRAPFGSLERMIGLLTEQYAGAFPLWLAPVQVALLPIADRHFEYAECLAAKLRGYESPASGPKLRVSVDDRRETLGKKIRENQMQKVPYMLILGDRDIENGTVGVRSREEGDLGAMTLDAFLARVAGEL
- the rocF gene encoding arginase, producing MACRLDDVIDLIGAPLDHCGKRRGTRLGPAALRLAGLTDVLRAQGIDVADLGDLPVGNEATVRGGLRNYEPALAFLKTLKERVAASLEKGRCPLVVGGDHALAMGSVAAAFEQYGDDLAVLWIDAHADLNTPGSSPSGNLHGMPLSLLSGMASGTDGLADVQWRGLKDALAPGGSLRPDRLAWLGLREVDDGEKAILRSWHGAFTSTMQDIDRGGLVATMTRLDFWLRETGAKALWVSFDVDSLDPVLAPGTGTAVRGGLTYRESHLCAELLREQLDRSDAGYRLVGLDLVETNPLFDTNNQTATTAVEWIASLFGKTIL
- a CDS encoding KpsF/GutQ family sugar-phosphate isomerase — protein: MSVETGRRVLLEEAGALERLAGALDASFEQAVQWFLECEGRVITCGLGKSGHIARKTAGTLSSTGTPSLFLHAAEAVHGDLGMVTRRDIVLLYTHSGETDELVKLFPSLRAIGARTLLITGRPDSSAGRLSDLVLSTHVWEEACPNNLAPTTSTTAMLALSDALAVAAMERRAFGREEFARFHPSGSLGKRLLLRVSDVMRTESDLALASAGDPVLDVMRRITQAGAGAAIVVDAQGGLQGVISDGDLRRHFLNAAQPLEGRAEDLMTRDPKRIEAGLLAAEALEVFQNLPVKIGEMPVVEEGKVVGLLALKDLLRSGIV